Within Fusarium fujikuroi IMI 58289 draft genome, chromosome FFUJ_chr08, the genomic segment CAGGCCTCCACTGACAAAGAACCCTTTGTCTATCGATCTGTCTCCGTAATCAGTTAGCTAGAGGCAGTGATTGCCAGATCTAGACCACTCGACCGAGGGCTGAGAGGTGGGTGTCGGTCCCTGATGAATGCGACAGGAGGGAGCAACGGCTGCTAGAGCGCCTCTCGCTCCCGAAGAAGTGGAGATAGCCGGGCGCTTATGGGGCACGTACATTTACAGGGGCGGGCGGTAGGTGGCTTTCATTTCTGTAGggctgaagaggagatggaAACCAACAAATGTTACTAGGTAGAATGTCAAAAGACTAACATGATTTACCATGATGGCAATAAATGCGtatttatcttatataaATGAAGGAATTTGACAAAACAAAAATGAGCCGATAGATAAGCACAAGACACCAGGACTAAGATTATCGCAAGGCATACTCACATCATCCATCCGTCGAGGTAGGTATCCCATGACTTGTGACTCTGGGTTCCCTACGACATGGATGACTCGAGGAAATGGCCCCCACCCTAGAAACGCATTTGGCATGGATAATACAGTACATTAGCACATATGCAAGGTGAGATATCGCTAAATAAGTTCTAGGAGGGGGAAGACACCATGTTGAAATCGTCTTACCTTACGCCGTCAGTAGGTAGGGTACTGTCACACTCTCACTGGCCCTACGGGGCTGGGCTGAATGGAACAGACTGGGGTGATCCCTCAAGGCTGCCTCATCCAGTCTGTGCCGTGCCGCGCTGCGCTGCGCTGCGCTGATGAGAGGGGATTAACAGACAGGGTTTGGGCCTGAACATGTCAAACCTTGAAcattaattaattatctgCCTTAAATCCATTTCTACTCGCtcggcttcatcttcatctttaATGTGACGTctttcctcatcctctcacCCATAAATCTTCATATGGGACCTCGCTCCGTTAACAATTACTCATTCACAACTGCCGCGTCAGCACCACATCCTTTCCTCAGTCAGCCTTACCACCGCAGACCGTAACCCACCAGAAATGCTATGATGGCTACCTCGAGCGTCTTCTCCGCTCGGCGTCGCACGTCACCCGGTGACTCTGACGACACCGATATGAGCTTCCCTCGCTGCGCACCCGGAAGACGTATTCCCAGCTCGGAATGGGAGAAGATACGCCCAGCAATCACGAAGCTCTACCAGGAAGAGAAGCGCCCGCTCAAAGAGGTCATGGAAGTCCTCGAGCGTGAGCATGGCTTCACTGCAACGTGTGTAAACCTCTTCGTCTCTTCCTTAAAGTCTCGAGTGTTGACTCTTTTTGCAGTGTCAAGATGTACAAATCGAGGATTTGGAAGTGGGGTCTTGataagaagctcaagagtgATGAGGTTCTCGCCATTCTTATCCTAAGGACCGAACGTGAGGCGCAGGGAAAGATATCAGAGTTTACCATTCGTGGCCAACCAGTCGATCTGGATAACATAAACAGATACATCCGACGGAATCCGGGCCTTGTGGCGCGCTTCAGAGCGGGTGTTGTGCCCAGCATCCAGACGACTCTCGAGGTCCAATGTCGAACACCCTCACCAACACCGAGTCGTCACTCGTTGCCACCACCGAAGGAGATTTCCAACGTCGAACAGGTTCTCAATCTATTCAGGGATTACTTCGATACCTCTTTCACCAATGGAATATGGAACCATGAATATAACGGTGACTGTGTCAGCCTAAGGCCTGGCGACCGAAGCGTTGAGCTGTTTGAACGTGTGGTCGCCAGCTTTGGTCTTGTCAACAGGTCAATGATGAGAAAAGACGAGATCTCAATAAGCACTCTCCTCACTCCAGCATTTGAGTCGCTCAAGGAGATAATCGCCTCCGAGAGCCCAGTCTTCGCAGTACGCACAGCTTTCCTCTTGTGGTATCTCCATCGCTTTCACAAGGAAGACCTTCTTCACATTGTCATGAACTACCTCGCTGGCTTGGTTCCTATTGTACTGGGTCACGATCACCCGGTGACACGGATCTGGAAAATTATTGGGTCTCAGGACTTCTCCGATCATTATGAACTCTCCACAAGGCTTTACTCTTCTCTCGTACCCCTCTTTGAGGAGCGAATTGGGTTCGCCAACTCCCTGACCACAATTTTGTACTGCGATCACATCGATTGCCTtgtccatcatggccaaacAGCAGAGTCACTTAGTGTCGCTACACAATACAGAACACGGGCAGAAGCCACGCAATTACGACATCCTTGGCTCCGCGAACTTGCAATCTTACAAACAGGCATCATGTGCAATGCGAAAACAGCCGAGGGCAAGATCGAAGAGGCAATGCAGTGTCTTCAAACACTAAAAGATTGGGACCTGAACGAAGAACAACAAGCCGGTATGAACATTCAACTAGGCAACTACGGCTATCAAATGGGCGACTTCTCCTTGGCAATCAACTGTTTCCGCGAAGCATCTCGCCTCATAACCGCCAGCCAAGGCGACGAGAGGATCCATCTCACATGTCTCGCAAACCTCGAGTCTGCGCTGCGCAAAAGCGGAGAGGCTGACGAGGCAGCCCAGGTGCATGAGCTACGACTCACACGATTATCAGACTTTGCCAGGGAGACTGGCACCTTTGCAAATCTGCCTGAATCCTGCGCTGCGGCCGTGAGTCCGGGGGATAGTTACAGCTGGGAAGCTCAGCAAGTGTCTGATTGGCACTGGAGTGAGGATGGGCACGGTAGTGCGATGCCTACCTTGGGATTGACATGATGCCTGCAGCATCTGCTTACTGCATTGTGTTTCATCATACAGGGGGGTTCTACACGATATGAAATATGACTTTGCGTATATATATTGAGCGATGATTTTTGGGGGTTTAACGCTTTTACGACTAAACATTTTATTACAACGAAGACACTATCAGGCATGAATTCAAGAGACAAAGAGGAAAATCTCTGCTCGTACTGAGAATCCAGATGATTGACAGAAGGATCAGTCTAGAAGACTAGCTGGTGGGCATCTTGGACGAAAGCGGTATCATTTTTCGAGGCCACAACTGGCGACCTCCCGGGGCTGTGTACATCAGTCTAGGGAAGCGGGACCTTATCATCTATCTGTAAAGACTTGATCCAtcttataaaagcttattttattGTTATTGACTCTCTCTTTCATGATATTAAATAGGTAAGGGCAGAGTAGCATCATGTTTTGCGCGGGGGATAAGGTCTGGCGTTTGCAGCGAGGTAACAACCTCAACTGTGTGGCCATTGACGGCAGCATGTCTTGAATAAAATACCCCTGCATTAGTGGCCGTTGAACATCGCTCTTTGTTGTGTTGTCGAGTTCGTTGTGGCATATGCTTGTGAGTGTTGGGTTGCATGCTTCCGGTCTTCTTGGGGATGCTTGACGAACAATGCAGGCAGGCAACAACGCAATGGATTCAGAAGTGAGATATGACGACAATTTATCTGTATACCGTATATGTTCAGTAAGCAGCGACCTTTTCAAAGCCATTGGCTCAGTGTAGTAGCACCTCGACAGTAGCGGCATGAGGAGAAGTCTATATGCCAGAAACATCGACCTCGTAGTCTCTATCTCGAGTAAGACACAAGTTGTTGTGCCTCTGAGAGGTAATGAGAGAGCTTATACAGTACTTTAATAAACACGAGTATTCTAGTATAATTGTAGAAAAGGCCCTGATGGAAGCGATTACTCTAGTCTAAGCGTCTTCTTTGCAAGCCAACTGTCAATACCTAGTTCAACCACTATTGAACAATACACATATAGACTAATTACAGCTGTATTTTTCAAAAATGTCCGGTATGGTGTAGTGGCTAACATTTCGCGCTCTCATAACTTGAGGGATTAGAACCGcggagcccagggttcgattccctgtacCGGAGTTTCTCTTTTGTCTtgttttaataataataataacaatttttttatatttatttatcaaTATCGAAAGTTATTAATcactattaattaataagagaaatttaataagcctaaaaagtaattaattaatttaattaataatttaccttataattataaaatagagatTTTCTACCTGCCTGTCCTTGCCTAGCTAGATCTTTTGTATTTTTTTATAAGACATCTATCCTATTATGTCTTATGCTGAGGCAGACATTTATAAGTGTAGTGTAATAGTGTCCAAGAGAGTATGTAATGAGCGTAAGCTTTATGGAATGCCGCCTAGCAGAAACAATTCTGTGAAATGTGTTGTTCCCTGGCTAGTTGCCTCCATCTCACGATAAAGCTGACTTACAGTGTGGTCCCAACTTCAACATACAGATATGCAAGTGATAGCGTCCCCTGACGATTGGATAAAGGCCTATCCAAAACCGTATTGAACCTTTTCAGACGGATACCACGGTGTTTCAGCGCCTGGTATAATTTGTCATTGAGATGGTCAGTAGAGTTATAAGTAGTGTCGTTGCAAGTAAGCCAATAATGTCAGCGGATGGACCATGTGGTCGAGGCAGAGGATCAGATCCAAGGGTAACGAATTTCGGAGGCGTGAACGAAGCTCGAACCGAAAAATGATGGATGTGTGCTCGGTGACGCGAGTGGTCGGAAAGGATCTACGGCGCGGCACGGCATTCAAGTATGTTCGTTCATGGTGCAATCAATCGTCTTACTCATTTGAGACGCTTCCTTGGGTGACATCAAAGGCGTTGTTGGTCGGAGTGTACCAAGACTTGGCAAAGCGAACATTTCGTGGAGTTTACTCACGGTGAGTGAGGCGAGGGTAGTATTTCACGGACGCCGAAGGACCCGGAGGGTTTCGGCAGTCGAGAGACCGGTGGCCCGGAGCGGAGGGATCGGGCGATGACATAGAAGAGCGGTACATGTGACGACTCATGGAGTTACAGTTATCGACGTCATGACAGAACAAAAAGTGACAAGGGGTGAGGGGACCAGTTTGCAATGGAATCAAGGGACGATCGCAGGAATGCGTAGGAATGGAGCGGGTGGGCGATTATAGGGCTCTTAGTGGCCGCCTTGGTGGGCTCTCTGCAGCGGCAGTGGGATAGGGCGGCGTGGCAGTGGGGATTGAGAGTGGAGAGAGttggagagcttcaagatagaaagagagagagaccaGAGAGTGTTTTGGTGAGTGTTTTGGTGAGGGTTTAATGTTTGCCTGATACCAGCGTCGATACAAGAGCAAAAGGATCCAATGCAAGTAATGCATAAGCGACAGGTGGGTGATACACATAAAACTGAAGCCGGCGCTTTTTGTCACCATCGTTACTGCGCGACCATCTGTGTTTCGCTTATGTTGAATCCTGGTTCCCTCTCTCGGGATGCCACAAAGAGACAGCAAAGGTCGAGGAAATATGGGGCAATGCATGCAGGTGTAACGAAGCAACACAGCGCCAAACGTTACTTTGCAGATAAGCCCCTGTAAGTTGAAGGTAAAGTACTGAAGTGTACTGTATTAGTATCACAAATGCTCTGTAATTTGCGTCTGGGTTCACTGTCTCAAGTGAGTCAATTAGTTCGCTATCAGATCTGTCTGAGCTTGCCTCCCCGGAAAGTTGGATTTGTTTGGGACCTAAACTTAATTGCCTAACTCTACTGAATTCCCGTAATCCCCCCCCTCGTATAGTCCTTGCTAATTAGTGGAAGTAATCACAGAATAAGTAGAATACGGAATAATTAATATTGAGGCTCGTGTTATAGATGATATACTCGTGTAGTCTGTCAGCTGTCAACGCTTCCATGTGGTTGGGCATTTGGCTTATTTGTTGGGTGGTGGTATCTAAGATATCGTAACGTTaatatcatcaacctccacaCCAATTTCATGAATCATCCACCCATTCATTCCTCATTCCAACACGGGATGCAGAGTCCTTTTTGACCTTCTGTTTCCACCggatcttttgtttcttacCTTATCTGCATTCAATTTGCATCTTCAATTGAGGGAAATCTTTGACCCTAGGACAAAATCTTCTACCCAGGAAATTACAAGTCCATGCACTCCCGGCTCAGCTCAGCGTGACCTCCAATTTCACCACGCCACGCCCAACAACATACCATATCCGTAAAAGTGACCGTATTGCAATATTTGACGTTCCTGCACGAGACCAATTGTCCTGGTTCCCCAGCTCTCGAGTGTGTCTTGGCCACTGCTACTGCTACAGTTACCGTTGCCGCATACTTAGGTATCTGTAGCTCCCTGCACCTCATTAAAGGTGCCGTCACTTCAATTGTACACCATCGCCTGCACAACATCAACGAGCGTCAACGACTCAGCAAAACAAAGTTTACCTGGACCCGATTTCAACGCAAATCTAACTTAATCCCGACCTCGAACCCCTCCTTTTCCTACTCGTCTCCGAACAGAGCACATCCATCCTACCATCTACCTAGCAATAAGAATTCCAGCGTGTGCAAGTAACTTTGGAAGCGCTCAACCCTGCAGGGTTACCTAAAGCTACTATCGACTTATCACTGTGACGGCCCCAGTTTTCCTCACCCGCTGCTAAAGCTTCGAGCAGAGCCCAGTAGATGAACTCCCGCGGTGATAAACAAGGTCAGTCCCTCCCAATGAGGTAGAACTCTAGGAAGAAAAAtacaaggagaagggaagCTGATTGATCTAAAAGCGAGTTCAAACACAAACAGTCGAGAAAAGAACAAAAGACGACACAGCGAGACGAGTTCAGACAGAAGGAGTCACAGAGACGGGACAAACGAGAGACAGGAAGGACCCGCTCCGATCCCCGGTCAATCTCTAGGTGGTGCTAACCTAGCACATCGCACCTGCACTTGTGCTAGTGGAGGCTAGCTAGTCCTTGAAGCTAGTGGCAGTCACGCCCTCCAAGTGCGGTGCCCCTCGGAGTGCAAAAGACCCAAGACCTCGGATTAGGGGGCTAAAATAATCAGGTAAGGcagtcatcaacatctcctaTTTTATCACAGACATTGCCCAGATGTTTCTGTCACCCATGATCAGCTCTTCAGTTTTCTGACATCCATCCCTTCTCTTAGGGAGCttgtcttttgcttctcacAATTCAAAGCTCAGAGGCCTGGCCTTCCATGCTACTGCTGTAGTACTGttctgtgctgtgctgtgcgGACCCACGAACGATCAACCACCCAAATCTTGGCTGTTCACGTCGATCTCGACTCCTTTgacttctcctcttctttcttttctgttcttctctttctcctgtTCTCGCTCTGTTTAAGCGACACTGTCGACACATTCACCCTCCCTCCTCTGAACGACGTTTCGAATCGCCTCTCATGTTCGCGTTATAGAAGAGCCTTTGGCCaatttcttcctcttccttccgCCGTTCTCCTCGTCCTTATAAACGAACCCCTTGGACTCCTTCAACTCGATCAACGCTCCCTCAACTAGCATCGCCAAGCCCATTCCTTAGCACCGTGCTCCCTTGACGCATTCTCATTCCCCCAGAGTTTCCCTTGCGCCAAGGTACGTTCCTAAGGTCTTCAAGATCTCATAATTGCATTGTCTCTGAATATCAACACTCGTCACCCCACCTGAATTTCGGAATACAGCGACTTAGCCAATTCCATTTTCGTACTCATCTCATTCGCAGCAGGCTGACAGCCAATTCAACAGTCTCGCGATCTAAACAAACGACGATTGCTCAACCTTCCCCCTCCTACAAATTCGCTAGACCTTAATCTGGTTCTAAGCGACTCCGACGACCCGACAGCGCGGAGCCATGAACACGCCCCACGCCCCCCGAACTGCGACGGCCCTGCCCCTCGACGACAACTCTCAAGATACAGGAAACAACTCTTTTAGAGGCCGTGATACCTCCCTTCGCTCAACTTCTCGTCCCATACCAGTTCCTGCACATACACCTTCTCGTGCTGGGGCCTCCCTTACACCAACTTCCCGTCGGCACGACCACGCCTACGCTACATTATCCACCAGTCCCTTGTCGTCCTTCACGCTTCCTGATGTCTCTGTCACAACGCCGCCGCTTGCTCATTTCCGTGCGGATACAATAGCACCGATTTCCATACAAGAGGGCGAACTCCCGCAACCACAATCCAATACACTGTCCATTGGATCACCGGCTATTCCAAGACGCTCCGTCAGTCCTGTGGGATCCTTGCGTATCTCAACTGACTTTGCTGCACGTCCCGTAACCCCAGACCGCCGTGAATCATTTAATAACAGCAACGGGAATGGCAGTGGTTCATCCCGCGGCTCGTTGACGTTGAACCACAGGGCTTCGTCCAACAGCCTTCATCCCATCTCCCGGACACCAAGTTTGAAAGCTGCCTTGACTAACAGTCTTGGTTCTGCCAGCGGCACAAGCAGTTTGGTACCTAGTCCTATTATTTCTGCCATGGGGGATATGACGCCTCTTCCAAGCCCGCTCATGTCGGGTGATTCCCCAGGACCCTGGAAGAGGCTGAGCGCAGGTTCTGCGTCACCTCCCCAACAGCGCCTCAAAAGCGTAGGAGAGGGCTCTGTTCTGGTTACGAGTACAGGTGAATCGATTGATGCAGCACTTTCCAATGGTGCCAAACGTAAAATCTATTCAACCCTCGAGCCTGGCGACCATGTTCATACACAATCGCCTTCTAACCAGCAGCCACGACAGCATACACGAAACCGAAGCGTGAGCGAATACGTTCCTGATCCTATGGGTATTCCTAAGAGACAAATATCCGTTTCAGTACGACCCAATGCCGAGGCTTCAGCAAGGTCCCATGAACCGCAGCTTCGAAGAGAGCTTAACCTTGCAGAATCGCGGGGACTTACCCCTTCGGTGGTCCAGCCAccaactcctccaccaaGCGAGTCTTCGCGAGACTCTGCTGATGGCGCCGGCAAGCCCAAAGCACCCCAATTCGAATATTTCGAAGCAAATGGACGCAATGATAAGAAGCGGCGCCGATGGAGGGCCCTGCGGATGCTTGGTCAGGGAACCTTCAGTAGGGTCATGCTGGCTACAAGCCAGACTGAACCCGACGAAGACTCATTCGAAGTTGACCACGGAAGGCTGACACCAAAACCGGAACAAAGCCTTGACCGTAAGACTTTAGTTGCCGTGAAGGTCTGCGAGCATGGTCCAAAGGGTGGCGCCAGCGAGGAACGTGTTGAGATGAGTTTAAAACGTGAACTTGAAATCATGCTTTCGATCCACCACCCCTCACTTGTCGACCTAAAAGCTTGGAGCATTGAGCCTACTCGGGCCATCCTTGTCTTGAGCTATTGCCCTGGAGGTGATATGTTTGATATCGCGACCAGTCATCGTGGCGTGCTCAAGGAGCCTCTATTGCGAAGAATATTTGCCGAAATGGTTGGTGCTGTAAGCTATCTCCACGAAAGGAGAATTGTTCACCGAGATATCAAACTCGAGAATGTCCTCGTCAACCTCACCCCTTCTGAGCTTGCCGACCCATCGATCGACTGGGCTACCTACCCTTACTCAGTGGTAATTCTGAGTGATCTGGGCCTTTCGAGACGCatcgccgatgatgagaaactGGAAACTCGATGTGGATCAGAAGACTATGCAGCTCCCGAGGTCATCATGGGACAACCTTATGATGGACGAGCAACCGATGCTTGGTCACTCGGTGTTCTTCTGTACGCTCTTCTTGAGGCTCGACTTCCCTTTGATCCTCACCCAGGTATGAGTGAAGCGCATCGCATGCGCAGTCGCACTAGCCACCGCATCGCGAGAGTCGAATGGAAATGGGTAGAATACTACGGCGATGACACTGATCACGATGGCGACGaagccaagttcaagcagAAGGGTCTCCTAGGTGCTATGGAGATCACAGAAGGGTTGCTAAGGCGAGCCAGGGGTCGTTGGACCGTCGATAAGGTGGCCAAGACCCCCTGGGTTCAGGGTGCTATCAATGTCGAAGGCGGAATACGTTTCCGCGAAGAGAAGGACGGCGAGGAAGTTTCCTGACATTCACTTGTGCGACTTTAAAGTCACAGCAAGTATCTTGACTTCATTCAACTTGGACCAGAGGTCTGTTCTCGAATATTGCCCATAACCAACTCGATGTTTTTTAAACCATCGGTTGCGCTGCTGCCAACACGCCGGCGGCTCCCTTACAACTACATTACAATCTATTGCGCGCCCCTTCTACGAATCTTTATACGACTACATGACGGGACAAAGGGGCACATGGGTAACGGATTGATCAAACTAGGAAGAATGACGGAAGGTGTTGTTTCAGGGTATTAGTATGATGCGGTTCGGTTGTGTAATTCTAGCATTTGTTTGTGTTTTGGCATTTGTGCTTTGGCTGTCTTGGGTTCGGTTCGTTCTATCTTGACAtcctttcttgtcttcttattcttcGATTACCCACTTTGTTTCTTCGTTTTTACATTAAACCATACCACTCGTAGGCTTTCAGGAGTAGAAAAAGGTTATACCAAAATGGATAGAAAGGTGTTTTTATACTCTGTTATGTTCTGGTGCCAAATGTCAAATGCGATCTTTTCATCTGTGAGAAACCCTCAACAAGGTAATCTTTACTTGTTCCTACGCGGCTTCAACTACGCAGACTTGTGTCTAGAATAACATACACTTTGGTAAGAGTGGCTACGCATTTATGAGGCAATGCATATGGTGATGGTTTCCAAAGCACGACTTGAGGCAGTTGCTGCGTGAACCCCCTCTCGTCTGAATGCTGTGTATTTGTCGCATTGAAAAGCCATTTGTCGTATTCTTATCAGCATCGTCTGATTCCACCGACGTCATTCTGTGCAAGAATACCTTCTCAAGGTATACAAACAATGAACATTCTATTATCTTCCACATCTTGCAAAAAGAACAACAGTCTCTGAAAACGCAAAAGGCCCAGTTAGTTTGTCTTCCCCGTAGACATGTCTAGCTTCTCCATGCTTTCAAAAAATGCTCTGTAGCTATTCCCCCATACAGTACAGGGTAATTACTATGTATGTTCAGTTATCTTGGTCACATGCTACTCTTCATTCATGGGCTGAGTCTGACAACGGCCAACGTTGATAGAGTTACCGGCCCGTTTATTGTTTCTTGCAGAGGTTAATTTGACTCAAGGTTCGACTGCACTGCACAGCATATCTCGGGTCGTAATGCCACTCACTGATGGCTTTAAGTTAACGCCTCAAACTCCCATTACAAAATATGCTTATATTTACGCCCAACTCCTGTTCGGGGGGGTTGTTCCCCCTCGTTGATGACTGACCAGTCGCTTAACACAAGGTCACATTTGTCTTATCAGCTGGAGCCCCTCtgtatgtacggagtactctGTATCAGCTAAGAGATCTGCAAAGCCCGGCCATTGATGTGGCTATTTTTATCTGCTGGGGACAACTGACAACGAACCATGAAGTCATGAGTCGATTCAATCTACTAGGAGCCATCCAATGAACACACAGTTCAGTATCAGCACAGGAACTCAGCTCCCCCTTGCTGCCTTGAATTTCCCCCTTATCACTGTCCTtcgaaaggaagaaaagaaggacggATGGAACACTTAGGGGGGACCTCAAGCAGGCTAGCTGTAGACGTTGTCAGACGTGGTGCCACATCCAGCGATATGAACCGACTGGGCCGCAGACTATGTCTCGGGGCATTTAGCTAGAGTCGCGGCGGACGCGGACCAGATTACCGTGTTCAATGTGGCTTGACCCTACTGCTGATCTCAGACTTGGCAGCGGCTTGCTCTTCATCAATCTGCTTCAATTGGACCCCTGAGAAAGACGCCGTAAATCTCGTAATAGCATCACGACGTCTGGAGTGATATTATGGAGTAAACTCCAGTGACTGCTTTCAGGGACCCGATGACGAGCTTACTGGATCGTGCGAGATGGAGTTGCGGCATGATCTCCGTCGTTCAATGGGAGCAGGGGACAGGGGGTGCCGGCATCGAGCGAGCAACGCACatgcaaggcaaggcaaggcgaGGCAAGGCAAGCATGGGCTTGACTATGCTATCTTGGGTCATATCCCCAGGACACTCGGGCACAGAACAGACGCTATCATAGCAACCTGAATTAGAGACAAAGACTTGCTCTTCTGATGAATTGCATTGACGGTCATATCCGTGTGATATTTTGAAGAGTATTGCATAGAATAATAAGCAACTCGTTGTCTTCCAACGACACGCATCAGTTCTTCGAGATAACTCGGCCGCTCTCTCGGCCGAGTTCATTTCGACTTATGGGAGCCGTTGCCGGACCAGGGGCTGTGTGGCATGGCATGTCATGGCTCCAGCCAACATGGAACGTTCCATTTTCAGCCCATTCGCACCCTCTCGTAAAAACGAACAATCAATCACAACTGACAAAATGACTTCTCTCTAAACTTTGCAGTTGTCGAATCATCCAAGCGAGCGACACTTCCCAAGGTTGATCTTGCGTTATTCGGGTTCAGTAAGGCGTTGTTAGTCCTCTTATGAACATTCGgaatttccttctcttcggAACAAATTACGGGAAAACGAGACTTCTAAGACAACGGCGCCATGTGGACGACAGGAAAGCCTTGAAGGCTCATTTCTAGGCTATCGGCGGGAGCCGGCTTGGCTACAGAGCCAGTAAGAAGCACGGCTCTCGCTCCCCCACAACATTGTGTCTTCCTTAATTTGCAAGATTAACCACTGTCCAAGGGCAGTCTCCTCATTCAATTGGAGTAGACTGACTGAAGATCGATAGAGCTCCTTCGCGTCGAGATACTGAGCTTCGCAACAGAGCCTGTGTCTCGGTACCCTGATTCGCGCTCAAGCAGCAATCCTTCCAGGGTGACAACGCCTGCAAACTTCGTCACTAGCCACTCAAACCAACTCACGGTGTGGCCTCAGAAACAGCAGGTCGAACAGACAGTGGCGTGCGCCACGGCCGAAGCGATCGGACAGCCAGTAAAGTTTCCAAGTTCAAGTCCATCCCAGGCTTCTCCGAAACCATTCCCATTTCTTCTTATCCGCCGAATGTGCCGTGCCGATCGTGTTGTCACTCCTGCAGCACCTGACAATATCAGGGGAATAGAGTTGCGTCTTGTCTCTCGTGGTGCCTTTGATTCAGCTGAGCTGAGAGAGAAAACCAAGATAACGAAGCCTTCTGGAATATCTCAGAACTCAATGTTCTCAGAGCATAAACACAGGATAACACGCTGGAATGCTCATCCCCTCGGCAGATTGCCCTGTCGGTACGAGCCCCCAGAGCCGTATCGAG encodes:
- a CDS encoding serine/threonine protein kinase DUN1-like protein, whose amino-acid sequence is MNTPHAPRTATALPLDDNSQDTGNNSFRGRDTSLRSTSRPIPVPAHTPSRAGASLTPTSRRHDHAYATLSTSPLSSFTLPDVSVTTPPLAHFRADTIAPISIQEGELPQPQSNTLSIGSPAIPRRSVSPVGSLRISTDFAARPVTPDRRESFNNSNGNGSGSSRGSLTLNHRASSNSLHPISRTPSLKAALTNSLGSASGTSSLVPSPIISAMGDMTPLPSPLMSGDSPGPWKRLSAGSASPPQQRLKSVGEGSVLVTSTGESIDAALSNGAKRKIYSTLEPGDHVHTQSPSNQQPRQHTRNRSVSEYVPDPMGIPKRQISVSVRPNAEASARSHEPQLRRELNLAESRGLTPSVVQPPTPPPSESSRDSADGAGKPKAPQFEYFEANGRNDKKRRRWRALRMLGQGTFSRVMLATSQTEPDEDSFEVDHGRLTPKPEQSLDRKTLVAVKVCEHGPKGGASEERVEMSLKRELEIMLSIHHPSLVDLKAWSIEPTRAILVLSYCPGGDMFDIATSHRGVLKEPLLRRIFAEMVGAVSYLHERRIVHRDIKLENVLVNLTPSELADPSIDWATYPYSVVILSDLGLSRRIADDEKLETRCGSEDYAAPEVIMGQPYDGRATDAWSLGVLLYALLEARLPFDPHPGMSEAHRMRSRTSHRIARVEWKWVEYYGDDTDHDGDEAKFKQKGLLGAMEITEGLLRRARGRWTVDKVAKTPWVQGAINVEGGIRFREEKDGEEVS